In Alligator mississippiensis isolate rAllMis1 chromosome 9, rAllMis1, whole genome shotgun sequence, the genomic stretch TGTAGATACTGCTGCTATAGTAAAGctatatttttccatatttaCTCACCTACCACCCCCAAAAcagcaccttgtttttgggaaggtagaatgaagaaaaaaaattttcctttctgtttagaATCAGTTTCAAGACATACCCCACTTTGCAATTCCTAATTTGGGGGAGAATAGCAAgtgtggtatgtgaataaataaggTATTATTTAAATCAATTCCATGCCCTGAAGACAAAAGATGACTGAAAATTTAAGGAACAGGACTGATGAAAGACACCACTTCCACCCTCCAGCTTTACCCACAACCTCATGGTTCAAGAGCACAAGAAGTAACTTCAACAAGACTCCTCGTACTATTAAGCATCTTGCTCAATAATTCTTGATAAAAGCCAAGCCTTGGAATGCCAATTGCCTGAATCCTCGCAAATCTAACAGCTTTCAGTGCCATACTTCCCTATGATGAAATGTTATATTTCTAAAGTTATTTTGCCTTCATAACTGATTGCCAGTGTGCGTCCTGAAtaaaaacagaatgcagttcTGAGGCATATTTCAATGAATTCCTCCCCCCGCTCCAAATCACCCTCTTTATTTAGCTAAACTAAATATGGCAGACTGGAATGTTACAGCATAGAAGGGCTCTGCAATTCCTTACACAGGGATTCTTGGGATGTTTCATTACTTCTGTCCCCCCCAGTTTCAGACACTTGTCAACAAAGCATTTCCAACATGTATGGTGAATATTTGAAGAATCGGTACAATTGGGGTGTGAGCACGGATGGGGATTTGCCAAACAGTGGTTTGATCTGGAATCCCCTAAATAACTTAACTCCTGTCCTGCTGCATTTGCCCATGTCACCCTGCAGTTTGGGATTGACCAGAACCCACAGAGCAGTGCGATGCTGGCGTGTAGGTGACAGGCGAGATGCATCCTAGCAAGGATTGACATGTATCCAGGACAGCTCCAGGAGGGGATACACAGGTTCACTTgcacctccctttgattcctCCACCAAAATTTAAacccaactgcctggcagcagcaacagttctagctgggcagtgctgagggagtcgcTTGACTCCATGGCTCGTTAACATCTACCCATCCCTTctgaactcttcattccacaggtgttaaccaccctccctcctttttcatgatcttgatgttccacccaTCCAGCTAGcctttgtgctgcagtgctgtGCTCTGTTCACTGTTCCTAGTAAGGAAGctgctatttcacagccctgcaaactgtttttaactcattccaatgaagatATATTGGTTTTcacttcaatcttaaattgaagaATCCAGCCCTGAGCCCCTAGTATATTACAAAAGCTTCTAGCTTGcatttaactggagaaaaatctgtgttgcgttatatgtgatgatgcatgtCACACCTTTTTCCATAATCCTAAATTTTTTGGCTTAAGGCTAAATTAGTTTCAAACTCCAAATCAACTGAGCTGAGCTCAATCGTTCAAGTGTGTGTGGCTCTACCACCAGGCAAGTTTTCTTcctcccagacccatcagtctgGCACTTcggatactccccaaatccatggcaggcatcctaggAGCAGGCCGCAAGCCCAGAGGCATTGGAGCTCCAATGCCCCCTAGTCACGCTTGCTCCTAGCCAAACAGTGGAAGGAGCAAGTCAGGAGAAAGCGCAAAAGTAGGCTGCACAATGGTAATGGGGACAAGTTTCCAGCATTTGGGAAAGGGGTAGGGGTCAGCCTGCATGGTGGGCAATGGAAAACCTGGCCATTGcccatctcccctgccaggtacaTGACCCACTCATGCTTGGGGAAACAACATGTGCGCCCACGTTGTGCTTTGCTGCGAGATGAAGGGTGCATACACACATCCTCAAAAGACTTCAAATAAGTGACTTAACTAAGTCAACTTATGCCACATTGGAGCACATGCAACTACGGCTCCCTCACAGGGTAGCAGCCATCTTGCAAAGCAAAGTCAACTTAATTAATCCGACTCATGACAACTGATGCAACTCAAGACTTGTGCCGCACTGAACTCAGCTCTGCTCCACACAGGAGTGTCCGCTCACAGTTCAGCCGACTTAACCTTTTTATTAAATCGGCTTAGCTATCAGAAAGCCAAGCCGCAGGTGCACAGGCAGGGGTGCGcattccgcctgcctggtggggCACCTGATTGGCTCAGGGCTCCACCAATCCCTGCACAGCTCGGGCCAATCAGAGGCTTGAGCCTTTGTATCGCGCGGTAAAACCCGGCGCGGACAGACGTGCGCCCCCCGGCCCGTCCTTACCGCCGTCCGCGTAGGTCTCGGTGCCGTAGCCGTCCTGCAGCCCGTTGTTCCAGGTGCCCTCGTAGCGGGCGCCGCTGGCCGCGCTCTGCCGCGAGCCGTAGCGGCCCTTGAAGCCGTGCGTCCACTCCCCGCGGTACACCCAGCGCCCCTTGGTCTCCACGCCCAGGCCGTGCCGCTTGCCCTGCGCCCAGTAGCCCTCGTACGTGTTGCCGCTGGGCCACGTGTAGACGCCCACCACCTCGAAGCCCGAGTTCCACGAGCCCGAGTACTCGCCCTGCCCCTTGGGCCCCGTGCAGATGCCGTGGCCGTGCGCCTTGCCGCCCTCCCAGCCCCCGCAGTACGCGCCGCCGTCGTCGAAGTCGAAGCGGCCGCCGCTCATGGTGCCCGGGCTTCAGgtggccgccgccgccggccgcaTCCCGCGCTCAGCCCGTCCCGGCGGCCCCGCGCTCCCCGGGCGGCGCATGGGGGAGGCCGCCGGCCCGTCCAGGGACGCGGCGGGTCCGTCCCGAGCTCCGCCCGCGCCGCGGCTCCTTCCCTCGCTCCGGGCTCCCGCTACGGCGGCGCAAAGGTCAGAGCTGCCCTAACAAGGCCATCGCCGCTCCCAAAAATAACCCCCCGGAGCCCGGCCTCCGCCGCCGGGCCCTTTTATGAAGGAGGGGAGAGGCGCCCCCCCGCCGCGGGCACGGAGCCAGGGCcggcagggggaggctgggaaaGCGGCGGCTTAAAAATAGCCCCTGGGAAGCCGGCGCGGCCGCCTGGGGCTCCGGCAGCGCGGCGGGGCGAGCCCCCGTGCCCGCGGACCAGGCGgcgaggccagcacctgtggcaGGACGCGTCGCCCTCCAGGCCCAGGAAGCCGCCTCCTGCCCggagaggctgggcagggcggggcggggcggggtgctACAGAGCTGCCTCCTGCGCCGGCACCGCCGACAGCTCCCTCCTTCTCACCAGCTGCTGGGAGCCGGCTCAGGTCTCTCCTACCTGGGGAATGGCTGGATGGGACAGGACAGCCTGGGCACAGTCCTTACTCCCTGATAGCATAGCTGCTCCTGGGGCATCCTTCCTAGTAATAGATGAAGGACACAGCACTGCATTTCCTCAAAAGAACTGATTTATATTTCATAGAGTTctagggtcgggagggacctaTTCGATCGCggagcccaaccccctgctctgggcaggaaagtgccCTGGGGTTAGGGTTAAAAGAACAAGCTTTAGGGCAGGGGCTTAAGCATAAAGCCTAAAGCACTACTGGGACTTTAAGTTATTGCCCTACTTGTTTCCAGCTGGGCATGAGTGAAGGTGGACGTGTAGTACCAGCAAGTGGAATCCCACTGCACTGTCCGTGTCACCTCCGTCCTTCCAGGGTGTGGAGGCCATCGAGCCCATCGCCCACTCGACCATGTCTAGGTACTCAGAGCAGGAGTATGATCAGACGCTTTTCTTCCCCGCAGCGCTTTGATTTCTTTGCGGGACAGTCACCCATATGTCTGCTCTGCACTGAACCCATTCAATTGAACCCAACTAAAATTATGAAATTATTACAGGAGAGGATGCTGGGACAGGGGGAACTGCTGCTTAGAATTTACAACATTACAGTATTAAGCTAGAGAGAGCGATTTAAGCAAGGGTTAAAGTAGCATACAGGAGTTACATTGTTTTAATCACAacaattttaaaactatttaagcCAGTGCAAGTTTTCTAATTTAGATAAATCTTCACCTTAGAGGGGTATGTAGTTAAAAGTCCCCATCCCAGGTCAGCCAAGACAAGCAGAAAATGCCTAGTTTCCAAAAAGACAGAGGTGGATACTTCACTAATACAATACCCTTCCCTGCCTCTTCAGGTAGGCACTAGGTTCTTGTTTCAGAGCCTAGTTTCAACTGCAGGTCATCTTCCTTCTTTAATAGCTTTTCCTGAAACTAAATTACTTTCTACTCCCAAGACtgacagccagtggctctgctcaACAGGTAGCaatatttcttcttttcatcATGCTACTACCTACTATGGTAGTACAGTGCACTCCATTTACATACCTTCCCAATTTATTGCCTCTTGCTTATTACCTTTTAATAAGCACCCCTTATGGTTATAGCCATTAAGTGCATTAGCATCTTTGTAATGTAATCGTGTTCCGATTAACTACATAGAAAGTGAAAGGCAAGCAGCTTTCTCAAAGGGCTGTTACTAAAAGCCGCAACGTTAACTAGAGCTAGTTTGTTTCATGGCTGCCAAAACCAGGGCACTGTACACTTCATGGATATGGTTTACATTTTATTAACATAGGGGCATATTCTGGATAAGTGCAAagccttttttttgattccaggGTACTTGCTTAAGCAGAAAACACCATAGCTACAATGCATCTCATTGGACCACACAATTCAAATCTGCAACTGCCAACTACtctgaaaggggtggggggagaagggaggacaaggaccagaGAAAAAAATAGGACATCATAATGATCCAAATCATCCTTTCAGTCACACCTGTTCTACACACTCAGGGTTAGTAACACAGAAAAGTTAGTAAGGGATGATAAGCTTTTTACTGAACACCATGCTACTAAGAGCAGGTGCttattccaccccccccccccccccataccaaAGATAACTCTGGAGCTAAACTGTACTATTGTTGCAGGTTAACCCCCATGAAGGTAGATATTGCGGTGAGATGTATTTTCCAAATCCCAAGACTAGCTTTAACAGTGGTTTGATGCATGGGCTTAAGGCAAATGTCACTCAGGTTTTATCTGTAAAATTGGACCAACCTCCAAAGTCCAAAGCCTGTATTTGAAGAGGGTTTTGTGGTGATCATAGGCCCATATTTTTATAATGTTGAAGAGGTAGAACCACCTGTGTTTAGGCACACTTTGCAACTGCATATGCAAATGATTTACAACTGTAAATCGCAGGAATTGAAATCCCATGTCAGGCACAATGCCTCAGGCTAACAATATAAACCAACTACTACCTCCCTCCCTTAATACCAACTGGAATGGGATTCCTGCTTTCAGATTAGGATCTTCTCTCAGCCAGCCAGGGTCCACAAGTATGATCACTTAAGCAAGTGGAGCACCAGAAGTGGTGGAATGATCAGCCCCAAGCATACTTTGTCAGTGAGCCAGTAAGTAAAAAGTAAGATtggcttaaaagtgtgtttagaTGTTGGGCTCTTTTCCATCGTCTTCTGATTTCTGAGGTCACATGTTCAAGCTTTGCACTGATGAGTGCCAGAGTCACCTTAAAAAAAAGGTGAGAATCTCCCATAAACATTCAACTCCTGGAGATGGGGTTTTTAGGCAGACACCAAGTATCAGAAGACGTGAAAAAATTGCAGAAGTTAACAACACTGAAGTTGCAGCTTCCTTCAGTTTGATATAAGCTTTGTTCCCAGAATGCTTATTCCTCTTGGTTTTCCCACTCCAACCATGGTATCACTGTCTAAAATAGGCTAGGTTCaggattttttaattatttccatCACCAGCTGGTTCCAACTACAGTTTCCCTGTGGAACACAGTACTGTTAACAAAGAGTTCAATGAATTCAGGTCCTAAGGATTTAGTTGAATTACATATACATGCTAGCACTTACAAAGGGGCTTAGCCTGCATTGGCAAAGTTGCATAGTTGCTTCCTGACTGAACGATAACCTGCAGACATTTGGTACACACCCCACTTATTACATGTATATTAAAAACTCTGGTACTCAAACACCTGGTCATGGCCTTCATGCCCCCACCGGCAACTTTGAAAGCAGATTTAAGTATCAGTTAACTAGCAGCACAATTTGGTCACAGACATGGAATAAGGGTGACATCTAGTGGCTACAGAGAGGTAGTGTCTAAATAGATTAGTGTGTTCCTCCCCTTCTCAAATCAGTAATCATTTACACCATATTAATATTGCTTTCCTTAGGGTTCCTAATGGATGTGGCACCATATTCTAAGAGGGAATCTTGCACTACACAAAGTACTGTACAACTATGGATGGTTCTCCAAACTGCATTCCACATTGTGaacaagggatgacaaagtcgaagggccacaaactcctccgtgaccgtttcaggctggacataaggaagaacttctttactgtccgagcccccaaggtttggaatagattgccaccagaggtggttcaagcacttactctgtacaccttcaaaagacatctggatgtttatcttgctgggatcctatgatccctgctgacttcctgcccctgcggcagggagctggactcaatgatcttctgaggtcccttccagccctaatgtctatgaaatctatgaaaatctaaaTCCTTATCCCTGAGTATAGGACTAACAGAGAAAGGAATAAAtgttccttctccttctcccccaaGCAAGTATTGATCCTGTCCCTGGGATGCAACAGCTACTGTACAAACTGGAGATGTGCAATGCTTTGATGAGCTGGTACTGGCAAATCTACTGAAAGAGTCCaaggaatgaggaaaaaaaattggcaaataAAATTAGATTCCATATCTTATAGTCTAGCTCTACTCCAGCAACAGACAGCCACTCACACAAGGAAAAGGAGTCACTTCAAATTTAAATACATCTGGCAGACCCTTAGCTACTTAAGTGCCGGGAAATTCAAGGGACAGTGGACTCCAAACACATACTGACCAAGGAAGCCAGTTGCCTCTTTTGGGGCTCCTGACAGAAGAAATGCAAGTTTAGTTTGACATCACTGATTTTGCCTTGAGAGATCACTTCACTCTTTTAGCTAACAGTTTTCCAATAGATAGCCACTATTTTGTCATCCAGCTACATCCAGATACAGATCCAGGACAGGCTGATATCATAATAACTAGAGGTGCAAAACTAAGCAGGGAAATATTTTCCACAAATTCTCATCTCATCTCTCCCACTAGGCATGGGAGAACCATAAGTACATAGCCAAGAGCCAGTAAGGATACCAAGGATACTACCAAGTGATATCACAGAACTCACTTCCTGCCTGCAAATCATTATTAGAAATAGCTGATACCATAATTCCCTAGCTAAACATGCCACTCAGGGCAGTACTTCAGAACTGTAGCTACactttctcccttctgcaagaaAGATGTAGAGGAGACCACTGACTCCAacactgcccctggggcaagacACTACTCATAGGGCACATTTatgagacacttaatgcccacccaactaattctactgcgcatcaGTGTGGCTGGCAAGAAGTGTGCTAATGCAcagattagtccaatgggcattaagcatcacacaaaaagcattcatctgcactaatgtgcagtagcaccagttacagcacatttagtacttgttattacaggtactaaaaatgtgccataattacagtgcattaataaacacatagatgcacccatagtTTAGTAAAAGGGAGGAAAAGACTACAGACAATGGAAAGGCTCAAGCTGTCCCCTGCTCTGCAACTCACTCACATGCAAGTGGAAGCCTGAACATCTGTTAGATCTCAATTCATAGTAAGAACTCAACAGTaggaagcaggaaaaagaggTGTTTAAAGTGTAACAGGATGAACAGGTACACTGCAAAGCATATTAGAGAACTTGGAAAATGCGGTCTCTGGCTTTTAGCTACTTCTTTTAAAGTAGTATTTTGCACAGGAGAATCAAATCATCTCatccattgcttttttttttttttggttattaaCATAATGAGGAAACACCATTCAAGATAAAGCCATCTATTTCTCCTTCTGTAGGCAAATATGCACAATCTACTGGAAATCACATGCCTCTTCAGTTTCCTTTACATTCTTTATGCTTTGGATTTGGTAGCCTGGTCCATCAGTATCACTTCCAACGTTACACACCAGTACTTGATAATATACTAGCCTGGAAGATGAGGaactgcagggagagaggaggaggacagAAAGAAACAAAGCCTTTCTTCAGACAAACATGAAAAATGTTGCCCCCCTCCAAAAACACAAATGCAGGTATCCACAGTGGCTAGAGCAAGAGGTAGAAAGAGGATGAAGAAGAGTGGGATAGAAGCTCTACATTTAAAATGCTCTTGTAATCTGGCGAGACAGGATGGACCAGCCTACCAGCAAGACCCTGCTCTTGAGTCCACCACAGACTGAGTTGCAACCCAGTGTAAAAAAGACTTCAGGTGAGAAACTGCATCAGACTTCTCAAATGGAGAAGCTTGATCACATAGGGTTCTCTGCAGTAAATCCcaactgcttttttcttctttaaaatattatCTTTAATTACCACACAGCTTCCCAAATTCACCATACCTTAAGCAAATATGGGAGGACATTCCCTAACCAAACTCACTGGGGTCTAAATCGTATCATTTTGAAATTAAGTTGTCTCATGTCAATAACACAAGTTAGCTGAGATGCTAAGAAGTGTTTTTATTGCAAGCACAGTGAGCAGAGAGTGAGTTGCTTATGTGGAGAGTGACCAATGGTCGATTTCAACCAAAACCCCCTTCAGTATTAAATGCCCATTGCAGTCAGGTATACATCATCTCTGCCATGTGAGACATTTTCTTTGGAATATACAAGTAATATTCCAAGTATCCTGAAAGATCTTCAATAGTCACATCATCCACATAGGCCCTGGCTTGCTCAGAGCAAGATCGTGGAGAGCTTGAAGGAGTTCGGGATGCCAAAGGCTGAGAGTGGTCCTCAGTGACTGTTCTTCTCTCAGGTGGCAGTGGGAGAGTGTTCTGCAAGCCGGAGAATTTGTACACTTCCATGTCTTGCCACCGCCTACACTGGCAGATCTTGTCCATGCACGCACATGGCTTGCTCATGCTTTGCTTGGACACAGCCTGAAAGTCAGAAAGATCTGTGGTCTTTAAACTTGCTTTGACTGTTagagaaatggcagcaggagaattATTCAATTTGTTTTCTGGCACTTGCTCTGTAACAAAAGCCACCAAAGACTCGGTACCAACTCCTTTGAGGCCAGCATCATTGACATGAGGATTGGATTGTTCCTTTATACAGAATTCCTTTGCTTTGTCCAGAGGGTCAGCTGGGCTCTTGCATACTAACTGGCTGCATGTGGAAGGTGGTTTGGTACTGCAGTGAATAAACTTAGGAGGAAGAATTGGAGACTTGGAACGCCTGCGGCGCTGGGTTCTCACTGCTCCTCTTGAAGGTTTCCTCATAGACCTAACAGTAGAAAATACACAAGGGAGTTTTATTCAGTTGCCAGTTGCAAGTACTCTTCCACTTCTGTGAATTAGGACAGGCTgctaaatgaatgaatgaataggATTTTTTAAGAGGGAATGTAGGAGGTAAAAAGGGTACTTAGGAAAAGTTGTCTTTCATGCTAGCACAGGAGCAGCACAGAAATAATAGCAAATCAAGAATGGGAGAAGGATAAACTAATACTGTAGCTATCATTTGAAAATGTAAAGCATGAAGTACACACAAAACATTAGAGGAAACAGAGGCAGGAGACTCAGAGACAGAACATAGATGTAGACAGGATGCTGAGTGATTATGTAATGGCATTCATGGTTTAAAGTGACACATACTACAATAGCAGCTTATTGGATACATGTATACTTCATTTCTCAACCCAGATGTGGCTGAAGTGCTTAGAGCTTCACACACAACAGAGAAATATTTCACTTGAATTTTGTAGTTTTAGAAACAATATTAGTTGTTGCTGGGCAAGGAAATCCAgtaatttaaaaagagaaatggaaaaaggcaaaacattttgcaaacaaATGTGCTGAGGATCCTAAATCAGCAACAGAATCAGGTACTAGATTTCAGCCCAGTGTGTTCACATTTCCAAGTCTTGTCAATCACAGGTTGCTCTTACCCATGCCAAGTTTCTTTAGAGGCACACGTGGTCTTGGGTTTGCTTTCATCAGTAGTTGTTCTAACCAATGCTCTTGTACTTGTCCCTTCACCCTTCACAGAAAGGGCAGCAATAGAGCTGAAAGAGAATGTATAATAGTCCCATGAATTAAtgcaaaaaatgagaaaaaagaacATATGTCAAAGTACACTGGAGAAGTTTTGAATCTCCTTTCCCAAAACTTGCTCATTTTATGTAAACAGTACTGCCTGAAGCAAACTGCTTGCAGAGGATCTCTTAGAAGTCATTCTTTCAACCCTCCTTGACCACTGAACCATTAAAACAGGGAAAATACAAGTGTTCTAAGTCTTAATAGGTTAACATTCTGTGGTGAACATACATAAATTAAATAATCAAATACTTGTACCATTGTTCTGTAGTAACATTTGTACTGTAGTAACATTTTCCCCTCTCACGCATCTTTTCACTACTCAAGCCACATAATGttcaataggggtgtgcgaagcgggccctattcgattcggatttggcccaaatcagggacagcgatttgatttgttgattcagatcactgtccctgattcgattcagctgaatctgaagatttgatgctgattcagagaatcagcgatttgcacatagacacagctttaaatgttttttctacatacctcaaggtaccagcatagcttgtgaatgctgcgatgctggggtgcatggagtgtcccacagaagtgggggtggggccctccacgtgcttggcggcgaacccagaagtggaccggaaatacttctggtccactttcaagTCCACTGGAGGATGCGTTGagggcccccctggctcagcaattggccacagggggaccctgggtgtcccccctgacccaggaggggCGCcgcacgctccctggcagacctggaagtgagctggaagtgcttctgggtctgctgccgagcatgctggggatccccccacacttctgtgggacactccatgcaccccagcattgcagcgctGATGagttgcctgctacctagaggtatgtagaaaaaacatttaaagccatgtctgtccaaatcattgaatctttatgaatcaattcagagatattaaagcaggggcagacaattattttgggtggagggctgcttactgagttttgtcaagccatctagggccacatgacagggagccaggggcagaaaaatattaatttatttatctgccccggcagATCCTATCTTCTATCCTATCTTCtcaggatagaatggcctgacaggccgcatctggcctgtgggccgcattttgcccacccctggattaaaggGTTCTTTggttcgatttggagatttggccactgaatcaaatcagggactaaagctttgcacagtcctaatgttCAAGTTCTTCAGAAAACAGAACATGATTTTTCCACTTGCTCTGTAAAGTACATAGCACCCATTCTGGCActgtaaaattaatataaaataatattctaGTAGTTGCAGTTTGCATGGGTTGCTAAATAAAGCTGTTACAAACTGAAAACCAGAAATGAGATTTCCAGCTTAGTATGGATAGGGAAAACATTAAAGATACAATAGGGAATAGTCTACATGAGTTTTTAAGGACTTTTACCATGGCTAAATTCTATACTGCAGCTGTACAAAACCCAAGTGTTACAAGTTAAGCACAGCCAAATACTCTATAACAATGCTCTGGTATAGAGGGATTGAAGACATATTACAAATACTGAAAGGAAGAGGGTTTTAAGAGAATccagcttttttccccctaaagctTTTGTTCTGGTCTAGCTGGGGACCAGGACATCTAGATAGATTAACCATAACACTGCATTTACCAATCAATGATTGTTTTCTGATTTCGCTATTAAATGAGGAAAGCTCATCCATTTTTac encodes the following:
- the OSER1 gene encoding oxidative stress-responsive serine-rich protein 1, whose translation is MVTCQQLGILMMKTEAKDGEEESLQTAFKKLRVDTASSIAALSVKGEGTSTRALVRTTTDESKPKTTCASKETWHGSMRKPSRGAVRTQRRRRSKSPILPPKFIHCSTKPPSTCSQLVCKSPADPLDKAKEFCIKEQSNPHVNDAGLKGVGTESLVAFVTEQVPENKLNNSPAAISLTVKASLKTTDLSDFQAVSKQSMSKPCACMDKICQCRRWQDMEVYKFSGLQNTLPLPPERRTVTEDHSQPLASRTPSSSPRSCSEQARAYVDDVTIEDLSGYLEYYLYIPKKMSHMAEMMYT
- the JPH2 gene encoding junctophilin-2 isoform X5 produces the protein MSGGRFDFDDGGAYCGGWEGGKAHGHGICTGPKGQGEYSGSWNSGFEVVGVYTWPSGNTYEGYWAQGKRHGLGVETKGRWVYRGEWTHGFKGRYGSRQSAASGARYEGTWNNGLQDGYGTETYADGGLPMQKPRQKELNRQLRPLTMNQA